Part of the Brassica oleracea var. oleracea cultivar TO1000 chromosome C8, BOL, whole genome shotgun sequence genome is shown below.
CAACACATTTAGGTTTCAAGACATTTTGACCATTTCAGTTTAAGAGTAAAGGTTATTCTTACAGTTTTCTGATACCACTTATCAGCAAAGAAGAGTAAGGTCCCATGCACAATGAGCATAATGTAGACAACCACCAGAAGGTGATGAGTGTACCAGAATGCGTTAAAGCCGGTTAACCTATCAAGTGGTGCCGGTAGACTTACACGGTTTCTCCTGAAATGAGTTGATGCTAATGTGAATGCGATGGTGGTCAAGATCACCATAGACATCCCAGTGATCCCTTCTGCACCTGTCATCAGGTCTTTGAATGTGGGCTTAACACCATTGAAGGGAGAAGCTATCAAGGCAAAATCTTCCGGAGTTGAGTTTATAATCCGTGGAAAGTCACATGCTAAATGAGTACCAGCATGAACTAGTATCCCAATCACTATGGCACAAGCAATAATCTGCAACACAGAGAGAGAGGTCAGGGTCGGATCTGAGCACAGTCCAGTGAAACATTGGCCTTGGCCTCCAAAATTTTTGAAAGTTATATACATCCATATAAACTTCCATTTTTTTTTTTTAAAAACAATTATCAAAGTTCTTAATAAATTTATATGCCCTCCAAAATCTCAGATCCGGACCTTATAGAGGTAAAGAGTCCTGAAAATAAAAAGAAACCAAGGAAGGTTATGTTGTATTTGTTACCTTATGGAAGTTGATGTTATCATCAAAAGGAACAAAGGCTCGAGCGCGTGTTGATCTCAGCCAAGTCAAGGTGTTTCTACAGACAGGTAACAGAACCAGAGCCATGTTGAGCTTGAGAGTCTCTGCGGCTCCTTTAGAAGTGGTTAAACAATAGCCCATGACTCTAAAAGCAGCTTTGTCTTTGTACTGTAAGAACTTCCAGACAAAGAGAATGGCCATGACGGTGAACCATAATAACAGCACCCAGATCCGTTGCCAGTTATCTAGAACCAAACACTGAAGCTTTTGTCTACATTTTAGAACCACACTACGAGGTTTAATTAGATTCCGTCTTGGTGTAGTTATGCCGACACTTGCCGTGCTAAGCGGTCTACTGTAGTCCATGTACGTGTCTCTCTGAAGTAAGAGTGTCTCGAGTTGCCATAACTGAAACAACACGGATGGTCGTTGATATAGTGTTTTTGAAGAGTAAGAGTACAATGTATGTTGTTTTATTACCTCGATGTATCCAAAATTTTCTGGATCAAGTTCTTCCATGATCAGAGATGCGTACTCTTCAGCTTGTTCCTTGAGTTTTGCTAACTTGTTTGCTGATGCACTTAGCATTAAAAGCTGTGTTACAAAAGGTAAACGTTAATTAGATTGTTTTAAACGTACTGTGGGAGTTTGCATCTATATGTTAAAAGAAAATAATATTACTTCTTTGATTTCTTCTTTGGTGATCCTCCCGTCTTCATTGCTATCAGCCCTGTAACAAAACAGGTAGCATTTTAATAAAATTAGAAACACTGAGAGCTTAAAAAGTATAACAGCATTATTCAACGAAAATAATACTAATTACCAACACATATACAAGCAAAAACATATGTTTCACAAAAATGACTGAATAACTGAAAAATAATGTTGAAATAAATGTTTGGTAAAAAAAACATAAGAACAAGGCCTCTCTTTCTTAAAAGCTTTACTTGCAAGAAACTATTAGAGGAGGAAAGCTGAAAGATGAAACATTTTTTGAAAATCTGGTAAAAGTTTGTTTTACTGGGCCAAGTAAACCGCAGCCCATTAGTCAAACTCACTCAAATGTTGTTCACCGTTGATTGCGTGAACTAACAGATCCAACGGCTAAGAACATCACGTTATTTAAATGATGCATCTATCTATCAACAATGATATGGTAGACATTTTGCTTGCATTGCGTTAGACAGATATAGCTAACACATAACTTAGTGAATTTGTGGTAGTCTCAGATAACAACATTTTTCCAATCAAGAAGTGATTCATTACCTAATGGTTTCATCAATCAACAAAATTTACTGAGCAATTTGTGATATAACCAGCTAAATAACCCAAATTTAAAACCGCAAGTTGCGATCATCTATCTGCATTATTGAGAAATCAGGATACTAAACAGATAAAAGTATTAAAATTACCCATAAACAATTCGTCAATCATTGTTATCACCAACAACTAATTATACGTTGCACATGGATCAACACATTTGTTTTCAAGTTACAAAAAAAAAAAAAAACACATTTGTTTTCTTATGCTTTGCGTTATTCCCGTAACAGTTATAAACGTAAAGACAAACCAAAATGTATTAAAGAAAAAATACTTAAAGAAAGAAAGAGAAAGAGAGTGTCGGAAACGTACATATCAAAGAAGATTTGAAGACGCGCGTCGAAGCTTTCGTCAGAAATGAGTAACCAGAAATCATGAAGCTCATCTTTTGTTATCTTCTCCAGCTTCTGCCTTCTCCTTCGAGCCAAAGCGTCGAACACACTCACCGCGAACTCTTTTGAATCCTTCATCCCTACCTCAAACAAGAGTTTGTTATATAGAGTCCGTTCGTGACATAACGAAATGATTTATTGTTTTTTTTTTGTCTCAAAATTTTTGAAAGCTAATATATATAGACATAATTACCAAATTATTTTTTAAAAAAATATTTAAATTTTTACTAAATTGTTTTTGGCTCCCAAAATCTTAAGTTGTGAATAGATGATTCTTATTTCTAGGGTTTATTGATTCGCTTACCAACGCACTCTCCGAAATCTTCTCTTGCAAGCAACCCTTCTCTCGAAAGCGACTCGAATCGCTTTTCAACTTTCTTCCACATCTCATCGCAATCGCAGTACCAGCCGCAACCGCAGCTGTTTCCTTTCGTTGTCTTGTTGATGAACTGTAAACCCTGTAACGCTCTTTGGGCGCTTGACCTCGTTCTCTGCAACTTCACCTCTTCCTTCCGTTTATCTCTCGCGGACATGATCGGTGTATCTCTCCCTTGACTTTCTATATCTCTCTCCCGGCCGACAGAAGTCGTTGCTCTTGTCGAGTCCGACCTAAGTAGCTTCCCCAACGTCTGCCGTATCCTCGTAAACCTTCCCGTGTCTGTCGAGATCTCTCGCTCGCCTACTGAAGAAGCCGTCGTTCTTGACGACTCCGACCTTAGCAACTTCTCCAGTGTCTGCCTGATCCTCGCAGGAGCCGTTGATAGATTCCTCATTAGTCTTGGCCGTGTATCAACAGACGCCGCCTCTGACATTCCGCAGACGACAATGGAGTCGTCGCCGTCAAGCTCCAGAGTCACCTCCACGAGCTCCCTCTCCCAGCTGCTTCCGCTTCCATTACGACTCAAACTGCTGAGGAAAATCGGCAGCATTGCGCCGCCGGAAACTGGTGAAGGTCTTAGCTCCAAGCCGTCGACGTCATTGGAGAGACTAAAATTTGAGAAGCTCTTGGGAGATAACTTCATGTGGAAGATTAATCAACCAAACACCTACACTCATTTACGTATATATGTAATTTTAATAAAATTAAATATATTCCCTCTCTATTTTCAGCCATCGCCAGGGAAGAGAAGAAAATCAAGAAGGTGAGAAAAATAATAATAAAGAAAGAGGATATGAAAACAAGAGAGGCACTTCTCAACCGATCAATACAAAGACTTGCACACAATTTTCAACGCTAAAATTTTATTGTGTGTGTGGCTAAGTCATGTTTCACAGTTGTTGCCTTTCTTTCTTTTTTCTTGTTGATGTATTCTTTTTTCCTATCTACTTAAAACTAATTATATTGTTATTATTTTGAAAGAAATATAAAGAGTAGTTGGTGTTGTTTACCACAAAGAAAAAATGGATGGGGATATATTAACATTGTGTTATGGTCTAACGTATGTGACTAATTCACAATATTTAATTTACTAGCCGCCGGAATCAATGTTAAAACGAGCAATTACCACGGATCAAATCAGTAATCACAAGTTCACAACCTAATTATTACAAACTTGCATGGTATTAACTCACAATATTTAATTAGTACGGAGTTTATAGTCGCCGGAATTAATGTTAAAAAGAACTATTAGTACGAATTACATCATTGATCACAAACTAGTCATTAAAAAATCACAAACTAATTAGTATTGAATAGAAACTTGAATGATAATAATCGGTATTAGTGATCTGTTGTGGGTTACCTTGATGAATATGCAAAGGAAGGAGAAAGAATTGTTGGCTGGTACGCTGGCAGAAACTTAGGAGATTAGGCCACGTAGAGGCTTCGAAGACAGAATCAGTTACTTATATGTTGCCCTTACTCTTTAATTAATATGAAATAGCAAGGGAGAAGACAAGAATTACGTAATTATTTTCTACGCTATATATATTTAGAAGGAAAAAAAAAAGATGAATTGGCAAAGACAAAAGACAAAAGACAAAGAAGAAGGTGGTCGAGAGTTGTAATGTAATGAAAGTAGACCGGAGATATATATATACAAGGAGGCTTTCAATGAATAGAAACTTATGGTTCAGGTTTTAGTGACTACTAAACCTAAATGCTACGCTTTGTCGCAAAGCAGTACATAAGCCGATGTTGTACGTCCTAAGTTTTGAGTACCTCCTCCCCTTCTAGAATATTTAACCTGTGTTGCCTACTCTCAGATTGTTTAATGGGCTTCTCTTGGCTCTATTAGTTAGTATGTGTTGTCGGCCGAATCAGTTTCATACCATTTGTCACAATTTCATCATTTACTAGCGCTTGGGTCAGTTTCCAAAATTTTAATAATATGTAGTCAATTGCTATTTGTTGGAAGATTTTATAAGCTCTGATAATATGAGGCGTTGTGGAATTATGAGTCTAGGATTCTCTTTTGAAGTTAAATGTTTTTTGGTTGATTATAATTCTCACTATTTTAAACCAATCTGGATTTCATACCTTTTCAATTTAGAATGAGTTTACAAGATACCGAATCTTAGACTAGTCCATGAGACTATTTAACAAAGTAAAGATCACTACGAACTCTTTTGAAAAATTTAATAATTTGTTTAAAATTTCAACATATTTTTAGCTAATACAGATCTTAAAACAAAATATTCAATAACTATAATTGCAAAACGTATGCATGTGGTGATTAAAAACATAATCACCTGCTAATACTCAAACCTTTAATATGCAATTAGAGGGAAAGAATCTTAAATCAAATCAAATTAATAGTTTTAATGGGAGGAGGTTTCAAATGATATATTATAGAAAACGATACGGTAGCGACTCAACGTGCATTCCACTCATGTGTGCAATCCATGCTAGAACAGCCCACGCTTCTTTTTACGTTGAATTTTCTTCCAATGAAAATGATAAATCCCTTTCGCTAACAAAATCAATTTCGAAAACAATATATATTCACATGACAAAAGAATGAAAAGACTATGGTAAATGTGCTTGTTTCCTTTATAAATTTTAAGTACCTTTCTGTTAGTTGCAAACTCTACATCATATCGGAATAGTTTAATGTACGTGTGAATCTGCAACAAAAAGAAAAACAACGATTAACAAGTAAGAAAGAACAATCTGAGGAAGACAATAGATAAATACAATATGACTAAATCAATTATCGAAAACTAAGAGATAATCAGATTAAAAACTTCTGAGATACAAACACAAATGTATATATGGTGTTATTTATGTTTGCAAAGTCTTTTTTTTTGAGCTAAAAGACACTAAATCTATTCGTAACTATCGATCTGATTATATCCAAAAACTAGCGTAACAGTATGAGAATGAAAAGTCGTGTGTGGCACGCTCGTGACTTTGCTGAAGCTGAAGGATGAGCTTTTCTGCATCCGATTTGCTTCAATTGAGAGTGAGTATGATTTTGGATTGTGCCCTTTTCATGTGGATTAGCTATTGACTGACATGCCATATCATATAGTAATCTCCACTTTCTGATTACTACTTGTTTTATTTCCCTTTATGCATGTTGCTTTTGCGTTGCCTTGTTTATTCTCAGTACATAACTGGTAGAACTTATGGCCATTAGACTAATAATGGATCTTGAACTTAGCTTTGTTATATGACTATATACTTGTTATTGGAAGCTCTCACCTCAAAGCTTTCATTACAGGGATATTTAGAGCTGTCAATTGAATGGTTTTCCTTTTCACAAAGTATTTACACTCTTCTCATTGCGTCTTGAAACTTGGGTGTAACATAGCATGAGGATTTATCTATGCCCGCTAGATTATGCTAATGTTACATAAGAAAGAACGAACGATCTTGAGGTGGTTAGACATGTGTTTAGGTTGCAACTGATTTGATCTGCCACGTACCAAAAATTGTAGGCAATGATGTCCTCTTTTATTTATTTCGATATATATTTTCAACGGATAATGCCATGAACCGAAAAGTATTTGTAGAGCTGCATCATTTTAGGTTTTATAGTTTTGAGTCGAAAGCGTGGGTGATTGATATGAGAGATTAAGGTTTGGTTATCAGAAACAGTACATTGAATTCATTGTTTTAAGTGTCTTATGAATGGTGGTGGACTCAGGCCTAATCAGACTCAACGAATTAGAACATATACAAAGGTTGGATATGTTTCTCTGTCTCTCAAACAAAGCTCTTATCTTATTGGAACTTATTTGTTAAACCTCACTGAAGGTTCAAAAACGAGGGTCAGTAGGAAGATCAATAGATGTTACACGTTATAGCGGCTACGAAGAACTGAGAAATGACTTGGCAAGAATGTTTGGCATCGAAGGACATCTGGAGGATCCACAACCTTCTGATTGGAAACTCGAATACACAGATCATGAACCAACAACATGCTCTAAATAATCTCCTCTGAGTCAACATTTTCTGATTATCATTGTTGTTTGTTTTTCTTTAGGGAGTTTGTGAACTGCGTGCAAAATATAAAGATACTATCATCAGTAGAAGTCCAGCAAATGAGTTTAGACGGAGATCTTGCAGCTAACCCAACCACAAAGTAAGCTTGCAGCGAAACAGACAGCGGTTATGCTTGGAAAGTACACTACGAACACACTTCCGCTGCGGCTTCATTCAACAGATGGTGCATTTACATCAGTATCAACTTAACGTACAGCTTTTTTGTTCTTGTGTGTACTGCAAACAACAAACTGAGAAGAAGAAGAAGATAGTGCCAAGAGGTATATATATATACATTTTTATAGGATAGTGAATTGATTTTTCGTTCTAACTTGATGTTTTTCTATTTTCTTGTTTTCATATTTTTGTATAACCTGTGAGAACAACAACAACAACAAAATAAAAAAGAGGACAAGTCTGTTACAAGTGTCTACATATAGATACTACAGTGTAATGTTAATGTAATGTTAACTAAAAGAATCATTTTCAGCAATCATCTGAGAAAAATGACAGAGTCTTCTCTACTAAAACTCAGAGAAATATTTTCAACCTTTAAATAATAATAAAAAAGGATTCAATCACGTGGAAAACAAGGACAAGAAAATCAAACAGAGTCACAGAGTTCTGCTGAGTTTACCCGCGTGACCACACAATGAGACGGGCTTGTACATATATCCGCCACGTGTCATTTCGCTTGACACTTGTTAAGACCGGTAATAAGCCACAAACGCGCTCTCTTTGACATTTGAGTTTGACCCTCCCTACTCTTCTTCTCCACGGGCCAGTAGAAGTCAAAACACACTCTTCACGCTCTCTCGCGTATATATATAAATCGACCAATTCCATTATCCAATTCAAATAGAAACTGAAGAGCAGAGCTAAACCATAAACAGAACCGTACCGTACCGAATTGAACCGGGCTTGGTTTGGTGATGGAGGAGGAAGGGTCGTCGATGCAGTCAAAGTACAAAGGAGTGAGGAAGAGGAAGTGGGGGAAATGGGTTTCAGAGATCAGACTTCCCAACAGCAGAGAGCGTATTTGGTTGGGCTCTTACGACACTCCAGAGAAGGCGGCGCGTGCCTTCGACGCTGCTCTCTTCTGCCTCCGAGGCAGCAACGCGAACTTCAACTTCCCCGATAATCCTCCGGCGATCAGCGGCGGAGGAAACATGTCGCGGTCGGAGATCCGAGAAGCGGCTGCGAGGTTCGCTAACTCGGAAGAGAATGTCGCGAGGGAGAAGGACGAGGAGATGATGCAGCAAGAGTCTACTTCAAACTCGGCGGCTTCGTCGTCGATGATGATGAGGACGATGGACGTTGATGACTCGGAGTTTTTGAGTATGCTTCCGACTGTTGGTTCGGGTAACTTCGCTGCGGATTTCGGGTTGTTCCCCGGGTTTAATGATTTCTCCGACGAGTACTCCGGCGAGCGTTTCAGAGAAGAGCTTTCACCTACAAGGGATTATGAGAGTTACGATGGCTCGGCGGTGCATCTTTGGAATTTTTGAAGTTTGTTTTTTGGGCAAGACGGCCTTAATCAACTTCGCTTCTAGAATTTTAATTTTAATTTTAAATTGGATTTATTTATTTATTTGTAATTCTGTGCCCATTTTTTTGGGATCATTATTTCGATAGTGATTCATTATCTTCCTTGATTTTTTGTTTGTTTGTCTGTTTAAAAATCAAAAACAGTGGTATCCAGATTTTGCCACACGTGTTATCAGAAGAAGCACGATGAAAAAAGGCCAAGCTTATAGTTTGGATTGAACCTCAGGTTAAAATACATTTATCATTTTTGTAAAAGGTATTATCATTAGTATCTAGTGCCGATGCCATGTATTGGGCCTAAAACGCATCCATAGATATACCAGTTACGCCACAAATATACCAGTCACTTGTGTTGATGTTCTTTGTTATCACTTTTTATCAGCATCTTATTAGAGATCCAATATCCCCCAACTCACAAAAAAAAAGATGGTATGGATGAATCTACACTACAAGTCTTTGTCTTCGAACTGTTGCTAACTATATAGTTAATACTCAATGTATGTAAGGCTACAACAAGTATATGTTTTTGAATTATACTAATTAGTTATCTTGAAATTTTTCTTTGTTGCTACACTTTTCACATTTCCTACACTTGAGAGTACAAGTTGTGGCATATCAGTTAAACAAGCTTGAAGAACACATGTACAAACTGAATGTTCTAAAATCTTATTGATTGATTTCGACGGACACACATACTCTTTAAATAGACTGAAGTATTACAAAATACAAACCTAACAACTTCCTCGAAAGCTAACAACTACTACTACTTAAGGAACTCTGCAAATCTCTGAACAACTACACGAGCCCTTAGTCTCCATCACTTCAACTTTCCCTTCCCATCCACTCTTCTTCAGCTCCTCCGCGTAAACCCAACCTTCCCTCGCCAGTACATCTTTCCCTGCCACCATCACCAGAACCCGCCCGCAACCCAATCCGGAAAGATCCGACCCGACCACGTTGATCCACGGATCCACCACTCCCTTGTCGCTGTTCGGGCTCGCGATATCCCAAAGCCCTTCAAAATATCCCACCGCACCAACTCTTGACAAGAAAAACGGATGGAACAGAGTCATCCCCGAGATTTTAAACTCTCTTCTCTCTTTTCCGGCTCTGATCCCCATGTGATGCGCGATGTTTGCTCCGGCACTGTCTCCGGCGATGAACACTCTACCGAAGTCTGCGTTTTCGTTCAGCCAATCTTCCGGACCAGTTCCAGAGATGTGTCTGAATATCCATTCCATCGCGTCCCACGAGTCTTCATACGCGATGGGAATAGGGTGCTCAGGCGCACGCCGGTAGTCCACGGAGACGGCTATGCAGTCGGCGGCTGAGACCACAGATGTGAGGAAAGTGTGGTGAATTGGAGAGAAAGCTGTTCCCATGATGAAACCGCCACCGTGAAAGTAGACGAGGAGTGGGAGCTTCTTCTTATTCTCTTCACCGGCTACGGCTGTATGGGGGAAGTAAATACGGAGAGAGAGGTTTTTCTCCGGGGAGGAGACGGCGTCTTTTGAAACGATGCCGTTTTCAGGGTTTAGTGAAGGCGGGACGAAGGTTTCGGCCACGAGGCGTTCGATTCGGCCGTTCTTGTAGACTCGAAACCTTGGATAATAGTCGTATTCGATCTCGGAGTCTGAATCCATTGTAAAGAGTAGGTGACGATGAGTCGATGAAGAGTTGATTTGGTGTTTACAAATTTTTATGAATGATTTGCTCTCAAACTCCTCTACTTTCTAGAGGTTTGGTCGAGCCATTTTGTTTTTTTCAGATCTTCTCAGTTACACTTACACTTGCTAAACTAATAATTCAATGGTTCAAATAATGAAATGCGATTACATTAATTAGAGTAGTAGTAGGTCGGGAAATTAAACAAATAAGAAAAAAATCAAAATTTAATTATGGTTTTTCGGCAATCAAGACACCTTCGCTGACTTGTTGTAATATGAAGACAAGAAATCAAAGAAACATGCACATGTTAAAGTAGAACCAGTCATTTTCTTGTCGGTAAAATATAATAGAATTTTTTTTTTGATAGAAAATATAATATACATTGGTAAACTTTTTTGTGAAACACAATCAGTATACATTGGTAAATATTGTCAACTTTTCTAAATACATAAAGAAGATATCCTAATATATTATTATTTATTTTAATTCTACAATCTTGATCTATAAAATATGCTACATTTTACTATCCCGTTTATCTCTAATACTTTCCCCGGAAATCAAAATTATATGATTTTCGAGTTTTTTTTTTAACTAGAGGAAAAATGACTTTTCAACCATCTTTATTTGTTTGTTTGTTTGTTTAAGGCTGTTGGTTTGAGGTTAAAGAGTAGTGCTCTGGAAAGAGACTAAAGAACGAAGATTAAAATTAAAACTAGCAAGTAGAATTGTCGTCAACAAAATTTTGTTGTTCGCAGAGCATCTCCATTGCTTAGCTTCATTTTCAGTTTTAAAAGTACATTTTATTCAAAATGAAGCAAAAATTGAAGCACATTTCTTCTAATGGTTTGTTTCATTTCTTTCTTGTAAAAAGAATATTCCAAGTATATTTCATGTCCACTTTATCATTAATTATTAATAACATCTTATACTTTTTCCATATTTAATAATTTTACCCAAATGTTTTGTTTTAACAATAATCTAACATAATTATTATTTAATATAAATCAAACATTATCATATTAAAATATTACTACATAACATAAATAAACAAACACAGAACACCATATTTCGTAAAAAAATGTCTTTTATATATTTTTTCTTTAAATGATTAATAAAATTGTTTAGAAGTAAAATGTAATATTATTTATCTTCCATTATTTTTAAACGAATTAAAGTTCTTAAAATGAATATTCTCATGTTTTTCAATATAAATATCTAATTAGATGAATGTCAAAATTTTAAAATTGATTGGATAATATTGATATATATAATTTATTTCAGTAAAAAATAGAAACAAACAAAAGTTAAAAACCAATTTATAATTTAGAAAGTTCAGCTTCAAAAATTTGAAGCCATACTATTCTTTGCTTCATTTCTTCCTTCGCTTCATTTCTTCCTTCGAAATGAAACACCATTGGAGCCAAATTTGTTTCAAAATGAAGCAAAAAGTGAAAAATAAAACACCATCGGAGATCGTCTTACAAACTCAGACTAGTTCTGAGACAGGCCAGAGAAAGGGGATTTAGACAGACATGACACATTACCTAGCAAAAGACAGGCGCTAACAAGAATTGATCGCTAATCATAAACAGATACATACAAATATATGAAGTTTCCTAAAGATTAAATATTTGTAAAATATGGTTACACGCGAACTAATAACCGTGACGCAGGAGCTTTTCATATATATCTTGTTTATTGATGAGACGTCAAAAGAATACCCCCGGTACGGTTTGTGGTGGTTTGGCGATGTCCTTCACATTTCAGCTGCCAAACCGAGCCAAGAGGTGGTGTTGTCTCCGGTTTGAGGATTTGAAGACGCTTTGCCTGGATCGTTTAATTGATATGGTGCCTTTGACGTAACCCTGTCCTTTCTCTTAGCCAAGAACCGATGGAGTGAAGCTCTTCTAGCAATAGGAAGTTCTGTAAAAGAAAGGGGATTTTTCTTTGTTAATATATATTCGGTTTAAAGTCACATGGAAATATAAACAAAAATAAGGTGAGAAAGATTACCGCATGCCATTGCAGTTGAGGAGGATTGAACTGGATCTTGTGTTGTGATTTTCATGAGACGAGGAAGTTGGTTTGGGATAGGAGCGATGTTACTTCTCATCTCTGTTTGGTTATTGGCTAGGTTAGTAGTGTAACCGGGCTGGATGTTGTTGTTGACATTAGATGTGAAACCGGTGAAGGTATTAGCGGTTCCTTTGCTCGCCAAGTCCATCACTTCTTTGGCTTTCTCAGCAGAAAAGTCATTGAACACAATCACTTGCCCGCCGTAGAATATAGTCAACGGTGCAGTTTGAGGCTCTGGTCTCACAGGTCTATTTCCAGAAACACAATAATTAGTCAAAGAGATAACAAATAAAGATTAGCTTTGCAACAGAACATACCTAGTAGAAGTAGTAGTAGCCTGTGTCATTTTTAGGATATCTTCCTTGGGGAGAGAGGAGGATGAGGAAGAAAAACTTGGTTGCCTAGGAAACAGATTTTTTGGTTTAACATCTTGGCCAATGGATTCCATGTTGGAAGCTTCACAAGGGAATAAACTCATGGTTGTTGTGGGCTGACGAGAGATGATGCCTGCAAGATATGATCCAAAAAGGTAAGATTTCTCTCTCCAATAACTTTTAATGACAAATTTAGCAATGTTTAAGTATTCGACCAAACATGGCAAATAAAATCGATGGAAATTGCAGAAAACAGAAAGCTAACCACTCTCAAACAAAACCATACACGCAAGCTTAGCACATACACTTGCAAGGCAAAGAAAAAACGTGTCTACTACG
Proteins encoded:
- the LOC106308014 gene encoding respiratory burst oxidase homolog protein E-like → MKLSPKSFSNFSLSNDVDGLELRPSPVSGGAMLPIFLSSLSRNGSGSSWERELVEVTLELDGDDSIVVCGMSEAASVDTRPRLMRNLSTAPARIRQTLEKLLRSESSRTTASSVGEREISTDTGRFTRIRQTLGKLLRSDSTRATTSVGRERDIESQGRDTPIMSARDKRKEEVKLQRTRSSAQRALQGLQFINKTTKGNSCGCGWYCDCDEMWKKVEKRFESLSREGLLAREDFGECVGMKDSKEFAVSVFDALARRRRQKLEKITKDELHDFWLLISDESFDARLQIFFDMADSNEDGRITKEEIKELLMLSASANKLAKLKEQAEEYASLIMEELDPENFGYIELWQLETLLLQRDTYMDYSRPLSTASVGITTPRRNLIKPRSVVLKCRQKLQCLVLDNWQRIWVLLLWFTVMAILFVWKFLQYKDKAAFRVMGYCLTTSKGAAETLKLNMALVLLPVCRNTLTWLRSTRARAFVPFDDNINFHKIIACAIVIGILVHAGTHLACDFPRIINSTPEDFALIASPFNGVKPTFKDLMTGAEGITGMSMVILTTIAFTLASTHFRRNRVSLPAPLDRLTGFNAFWYTHHLLVVVYIMLIVHGTLLFFADKWYQKTTWMYISVPLVLYAAERSIRACRSNHYSVKILKVSMLPEEVLSIIMSKPPGFKYKSGQYIFLQCPTISRFEWHPFSITSAPGDEQLSVHIRTQGDWTEELQRVLTVGKDLSTCVTGRTKFAAHCNIDLQDRPKLLVDGPYGAPAQDYRSYDVLLLIGLGIGATPFISILKDLMNNSRDEQILNEFSRSDFSWNSYTSSYTTPTPTSTQGGGKKAVKAHFYWVTREPGSVEWFRGVMEEISDMDYRGQIELHNYLTSVYDEGDARSTLIKMVQALNHAKHGVDILSGTRVRTHFARPNWKEVFGSIARKHPNSTVGVFYCGIPTVAKELKKQAQEMSQKTTTKFEFRKENF
- the LOC106307816 gene encoding ethylene-responsive transcription factor ERF017-like; this encodes MEEEGSSMQSKYKGVRKRKWGKWVSEIRLPNSRERIWLGSYDTPEKAARAFDAALFCLRGSNANFNFPDNPPAISGGGNMSRSEIREAAARFANSEENVAREKDEEMMQQESTSNSAASSSMMMRTMDVDDSEFLSMLPTVGSGNFAADFGLFPGFNDFSDEYSGERFREELSPTRDYESYDGSAVHLWNF
- the LOC106307815 gene encoding probable carboxylesterase 1, which produces MDSDSEIEYDYYPRFRVYKNGRIERLVAETFVPPSLNPENGIVSKDAVSSPEKNLSLRIYFPHTAVAGEENKKKLPLLVYFHGGGFIMGTAFSPIHHTFLTSVVSAADCIAVSVDYRRAPEHPIPIAYEDSWDAMEWIFRHISGTGPEDWLNENADFGRVFIAGDSAGANIAHHMGIRAGKERREFKISGMTLFHPFFLSRVGAVGYFEGLWDIASPNSDKGVVDPWINVVGSDLSGLGCGRVLVMVAGKDVLAREGWVYAEELKKSGWEGKVEVMETKGSCSCSEICRVP
- the LOC106307722 gene encoding protein TIFY 10A-like, which codes for MSSPMESSDFAATRRFSRKPSFSQTCSRLSQYLKENGSFGDLSLGMSCKPEVNGIISRQPTTTMSLFPCEASNMESIGQDVKPKNLFPRQPSFSSSSSSLPKEDILKMTQATTTSTRPVRPEPQTAPLTIFYGGQVIVFNDFSAEKAKEVMDLASKGTANTFTGFTSNVNNNIQPGYTTNLANNQTEMRSNIAPIPNQLPRLMKITTQDPVQSSSTAMACELPIARRASLHRFLAKRKDRVTSKAPYQLNDPGKASSNPQTGDNTTSWLGLAAEM